In Panicum virgatum strain AP13 chromosome 4N, P.virgatum_v5, whole genome shotgun sequence, a single window of DNA contains:
- the LOC120670855 gene encoding uncharacterized protein LOC120670855, translating into MAAGAATATLRWVLQLHRDVPRAARFYAEGLDFSVNVCTLRWAELQSGPLKLALMHTNDSNIASQRVYSSMLSFTVPDINSTVSKLMALGAELDGPIKYEIHGKVAALRCIDGHMLGLYEPA; encoded by the exons ATGGCGGCGGgggccgcgacggcgacgctCCGGTGGGTGCTGCAGCTGCACAGGGACGtgccgcgggcggcgcggttCTACGCGGAGGGGCTCGATTTCAGCGTAAACGTCTGCACGCTCCGCTGGGCAGAGCTCCAGTCGGGGCCGCTCAAGCTCGCGCTCATGCACACCAACGACAG TAATATTGCATCGCAGAGAGTCTATTCTTCAATGCTATCATTCACCGTACCAGACATTAACAGTACAGTTTCAAAACTAATGGCACTTGGAGCTGAGTTGGATGGACCGATCAAATATGAGATCCATGGAAAG GTTGCAGCCTTACGATGCATCGATGGGCACATGCTAGGTCTTTATGAGCCAGCTTGA
- the LOC120670853 gene encoding uncharacterized protein LOC120670853 gives MARASLLPSVIVHVVVVVAALFLRPCAAQSRAANISAVEAAVRDHAFQLLRGAGQLVDVPLPANLSGAGVQASALRVRSNALWADGVSTAAGSSGVVFAIPPRVVPAPFARRVAIVFERFAGDGGATLFAAPRGYALAAPVVGLLAFDASAGHDARVSLRALGAPVRVEFKNLSTAAAGTEFNASTARCVTFAASGEVAATHAVASGPACAVTGTGHFGVAVRVPETPPAASASMVRARWWAWTVGVGAGGVLGASVLGLAVAGAVCWSGKRRREEMERRAMAGEELGRMTVRGSTMPSAKVMRTRPETVESPSWR, from the coding sequence ATGGCCAGGGCGTCCTTGTTGCCGTCGGTGATTGtgcacgtcgtcgtcgtcgtcgctgcgcTCTTCTTGCGTCCCTGCGCTGCCCAGAGCCGCGCCGCGAACATCTCGGCCGTCGAGGCCGCCGTCCGGGACCACGCGTTCCAGCTGCTCCGCGGCGCGGGACAGCTCGTGGACGTGCCCCTCCCGGCGAACCTCTCCGGCGCGGGCGTCCAGGCCTCGGCGCTGCGCGTGCGCAGCAACGCGCTCTGGGCCGACGGCgtcagcaccgccgccggttCGTCCGGGGTCGTGTTCGCCATCCCGCCGCGCGTCGTCCCGGCCCCGTTCGCGCGCCGCGTCGCCATCGTCTTCGAGCgcttcgccggcgacggcggcgcgacgctcttcgccgcgccgcgcgggtaCGCGCTGGCCGCGCCCGTGGTCGGCCTCCTCGCGTTCGACGCGTCGGCGGGTCACGACGCCCGGGTCTCGCTCCGGGCGCTCGGCGCGCCGGTGCGCGTCGAGTTCAAGAACCTGTctacagcggcggcggggacggagTTCAACGCCAGCACCGCGCGGTGCGTGACGTTTGCAGCCAGCGGGGAGGTCGCTGCCACGCACGCCGTGGCGTCGGGCCCAGCGTGCGCGGTGACCGGCACGGGCCACTTCGGCGTAGCGGTGCGGGTGCCTGAGACGCCGCCGGCAGCCTCGGCCTCGATGGTGAGGGCGAGGTGGTGGGCGTGGACGGtgggcgtcggcgccggcggcgtgctggGAGCCAGCGTCTTGGGGCtcgccgtggccggcgcggTGTGCTGGAGCGGGAAACGCCGGAGGGAGGAGATGGAGCGGCGAGCAATGGCCGGGGAGGAGCTGGGGAGGATGACGGTGCGCGGGAGCACGATGCCGTCCGCGAAGGTGATGAGGACGCGGCCGGAGACGGTGGAGAGCCCGTCGTGGCGGTAG